A window of the Gossypium arboreum isolate Shixiya-1 chromosome 2, ASM2569848v2, whole genome shotgun sequence genome harbors these coding sequences:
- the LOC108484027 gene encoding syntaxin-21-like: MSFQDLEAGFATPHPNNYLNSSQQKLRQEIGDTSPSQSVAAGIFKLRTALLAFDRLVNSLATPKDTFELRDKLHKTRLHIGQLVKETSAKLREASEADQDAEPLKKIADAKLAKDFQAALKDFQKAQRLAAERETAYTPSAPKEVLPSSYAAHEVENNSSKSFEQQNLLVTKRQEVVLLENEITFNEAIIEEREQGIKEVQQQISEVNEIFKDLADLVHVQGGMIDDIGSNIENSHSATVQAISHLKRASKIQRANSSTRCLLVLIFGIILLIFIIVVVA; this comes from the exons ATGAGTTTCCAGGATCTTGAAGCGGGGTTCGCTACGCCACACCCTAATAATTACTTGAATTCTTCACAGCAAAAGCTGAGGCAAGAAATAGGAGACACTTCGCCTTCGCAGTCGGTGGCGGCCGGGATTTTCAAATTAAGAACTGCTCTTTTGGCCTTTGATCGCCTTGTTAATTCCCTCGCTACCCCTAAAGACACCTTTGAATTACGCGATAAGTT GCACAAGACAAGGCTACATATTGGGCAGCTGGTCAAAGAGACTTCAGCTAAACTAAGGGAAGCAAGTGAAGCTGATCAAGATGCAGAA CCCTTAAAGAAGATTGCTGATGCTAAGCTTGCGAAAGATTTTCAAGCAGCTCTTAAAGACTTTCAGAAGGCTCAAAGACTTGCAGCTGAGAGAGAAACAGCATATACACCTTCTGCTCCCAAAGAAGTTCTTCCTTCCAG TTATGCTGCCCATGAGGTGGAGAACAATTCATCTAAGAGTTTTGAACAACAAAATCTTCTGGTTACGAAAAG ACAAGAAGTTGTACTGTTGGAGAATGAAATCACATTTAATGAAGCTATTATTGAAGAACGAGAGCAGGGGATCAAAGAAGTTCAGCAACAGATCAGTGAGGTGAATGAGATTTTCAAAGATCTAGCAGATTTGGTACATGTGCAAGGAGGCATGATTG ATGACATTGGTTCGAATATTGAAAATTCCCATTCCGCAACTGTGCAAGCTATTTCACATCTTAAAAGGGCATCCAAGATCCAGAGAGCAAATTCATCAACA AGGTGTTTGCTGGTGTTAATCTTTGGGATCATTCTCCTTATTTTCATCATAGTTGTTGTGGCTTAA